GTAATGcagggggtgacagatggccacaaagcggtcataggccatcacagtcAGAAGCATATCATCCATGCACccgaaaatgagaaaaaaagacatcTGTGTCAGGCAGCCTTCATAGGATATGACTCTGCTCTGAGTCTGGATGCCCACAATCATGTTTGGGACCGTGGTGGAGATGAAGCCAATGTCAgccaaggacaggttggagaggaagaggtacatgggggtgtggaggtgggagtcagagctgacagccaggatgatgagcaggttcccaagcactgtgaccaggtacatggacaggaacagTCCAAAGAGGACGTGCTGCAGTTCTGGGTCCTCTGAGAGTGCCATGAGATGGAATTCTGAGGCAAGTGTTAGATTTTTCATATCAGTTTTGCTTGGGCaccttttgaaaaagaaaaatgtgttggAAAAAGGAAACCAATAAATACATGCAAGCATCAACACAATGTTACCCAGTACATTAGCCTAGAATATTTAAACACCACGCATATGTTTGTCCTGTGGATATAAGTAAAAGTGAGATTCAGGGTGGTATATTCccatatgcaggaaggagagctCGGTCTGGCTCAGTCCCTGGCTCCTCCTTTTCCCagtccttcctttctccccctcaatcccttcctctactctctgatACCTCTTATATTTTCATGGAATTCCTTCcctccatattttctttcttttttaacttattttggtACACTAAATTTGATCATTTACATCAGAAAGCATTATGCACTACTTATTTCCCCTGAGTTTTTCTGCTTCTCATGCATTCTATTTCCCCTCCTCTGTGAATTGAGTCCTCACTCAAATTTTGTATGTATTCCAAAACTAATGTAATAGATAGCTTGAATCATTATTCGTGTTGGACTCTAATTTTGATTAATATGTTTAAGATGAATGTACATAACCAATATCATCAGCCTTAAGGCACATTGCCCCGTCAATGATTCACTGCTAATGAAATATTAGCACTTTTGAATTTTCTTGTTGTGTATGTTTATTTGTGCCAACTCTATATGTCTTCCCTCAAATATCTACTAAAGAAATCTACTCCTTGCTTTCTAAAAACTTTATGTGGCTTAGGTACATTGCTTCTTTGTTATTCTGATCATAAACCCTTATACATATGTTTGAGGACTTTAGCATTAGGGAACACACAGAACCAAAGTTTGGGTATGATACTTCTAATACCACTTAGTAGATTTTCATATCAATATTTCCTGGTAAATGGATTATAATTCTTTCACATCCGCTACTTGAAGGCAACTCAGGTTCATTCCTTTATCAATTCACACTGTCATTTAATTGGGAAAAATGCAACAGAAAAATGTAGGAAATTATTCAAACACATCTGGACCATTTAGTCACATCTAGACTGGGGAAAATCATTACATAGCTTATGTGTTATTtttgaaatgctttaaaatatttttttaaatcacatgagGGAGCACTTTTCGGTCTCATTTATATTTACTTGTGAATATTTTGAAATACCAAGATGCCCTGGTACTGGATTAAAATCAGTTTGATTATAATATCAGCTGGTGAAGCTCTTGGTCATCCTGTCTTATACCAGGGTTGTAAATCACAGCCCTAGAATATTTGCTGGCTTTCTGAAAATGTCCTATTAGTAGTATTTTCTATGACTACTAACAGTAACTACTacccatattaaaaataaacatttagtaATATGTGCTTCAAACCAATATTTTACCAGGATTTAATTTATTACATATGAAATGTGGTTCTTACTATCTCTACATGATTCCATTTTCTGTATACCTATTACCCCAAAGAAACTGCTCCCATAAATTCAGAGGGTAcatttttgtcaatattttcatgTTAGTTTTAATTTCAATATCCACTTGCATTTTCTTTAAGActtatctgaaaaaaaacaatgttCATTCAAGCCATCTACAACACATTATTGCCCATGAAATTTAGAAGTTTAGATCAACATGTGAAGCAAATTCCTTAACCTCAAAAGCCTTAGCTGATGCACACCATTACCTGAAGGATAACAATTaatttgtcaatttatttttatgaccaGCTTTCCAAAATCTTGTGCCTGAGTCCATATCATACAAATGAGGATTTCCGCATAATATGTGGGTGGCAGACAGTTTTTTGAATTCCAGTAATTGATATGCATTCCAGGTGTTCTATTAATCAGGAATATTTTTTGGTTAAATAAAAACTGGTCCTCATCAAACACAATTTACTGTGGTTAAGATGTACTGTTCAAAAATATTCCTGAGGTATGACTAGTATGAGCCCCTGCATAATTACTAAGATATTTCCTCTTGTATAGGAGAGATATTTCCAGTGGGATCCAGTAAAGAATACAGCGGTTTTGGGATAAGAGTTAGAAAATCCACACTTTAGTTCCATATCATTAACCTTTGCCTGTGAGCTCAGCCATCCTGTCTATGATGGAAGCAGCTGGGGCCAACCACTGCTGACCTGGATGATCCACCAGGAACCTTAATTCAAAGAGCACAGGGAGTATCAGGGATTTTTCTTAGTATTTGAAATAGCTGTGTGGGTTGTTATAAGGAAAACCTTCCAAGAGTATTCTGGGTAAATGCTTGTTGTCTGTGATACTTAGCTCAATTCAATCATGGCTTCATTATCTTACATCTAAACACAAATTATGAAGTTACATAAAAATGctgtcttttcattttggtaaaataataatGTTGGTGGAGcttctgagttgcagaagactgtgTACATGAAATGAAACATGCTACACGGAACATAGAGATCAGAGACTCCCTTTAGGAAACTGTCAGTATCAGTTCATGATACGATTATTGCCAATCTCTTCCCCTCATCACCTTCATAAACCATTAGAAATGTTTAGGAAAAAGTTCACAGGACCCAATTGCTACTTCCACGCATAGAACCGGTGTGCAAGGAAATCAAAAGGTTGAATGAGATTTTTTGGCACCTCCCCCACTGCCAGGTGCATAAACTTCAAAGTTAAAGTAGCTGatattctacatatttttattttcgcATCTATCTACCCCACACTGTCATGTTGTCTTAATGATGGGGAAAGATCACTCCAGAGAGTCCTTCCTCCATCCATCCTCTCCCCCAGCACTTACTGGGTAGTGCTGAGTCTATGCTGAGTCATGACAAAGAGAATCCAATGCCCCTCCTCTGCCTGGTACCCAGCGGAGGCCTCAGGCTCCGTGCCCAGGATTGATATGAATACGGTGATAAATACGAGCTTCCTGGTGCAGAAAACCCTGGAGGATCAGACCCAGGTATGAAGTCAACTGGACTGGAGCCATTGAACTGAAGAACTGCAGACATAGGGTGACTATTACTATTTATTATATGACCTTAGGGCTCCATGCACAGGGCTCTTAATTAGTCAAATTGTTCCATGTTTTCTAAATCTCCAAGCACTTCTTAATACAAGTGAAgtaagaaacagaagagaaaatgaacGTCCACAAATATTTTGGGTATCTTCCTAGGAGATGGATGTTTCCTAattacatgttttctttcttttattatgatTCATCTactttcatttaaattatattgtgGTAAATATGCATAACAAAAACTTACCATTTTAATCATTGCTAAATgcacagttgagtggcattaatTACATTCATATCATTATAAGACCATAGCAATCATTCATTTCCAGAATTCTGCATTTTTCTAAACTGAACCTTTATACTCACTTAAAAACTcttcactcctcctgcctcatgtctctggtaaccaccattttactGTGAAATATAATACAGGagaaaagtcataaaattataaaaaaataatggtcCAAGTAGACAGAATTTACATGTTTAAATTCATCCCTGCTGTGTTTTCTAGCTTACATTCCAAATGAATGCACCAGTCCTGAGATTAGACCATCCTGCTGTGCATCCAGGCACTTTAAAatgtccctgttcctcaggctgtagatgaagggtttcagcatgggggtgaccactGTGTATATCATTGAGGTCACCTCAGCCTTTCTGGGAGAAGATAATACAGCTAAATCAAAGTATACTCCAAGGCCTgttgcataaaataaaatgatgaacaaTGGAGAGTTGAGACCCTcagttttttcccccctctgttgTTCTGATGATGGGATCATCTGAATGGAGGAAACAATTTTAGAGTAAGGGAAAAGGATTATGGACATGGGAAGATATCCAGAGACAGCATcatcaaaaacacacaaaagtGTTATCAGTAAAGATGTCAGAACTGGGAAGACTGAAAGTTGAGAAGGGTTAtggaagaaattagaaatttctaCATGTTAAAAGCAGGGAGATTACAATGCAATTCATTCATGCTGCTTAAAATATGTGAccctaaaattaagaaaacacagAGGCATGAATTCATAGTAGGCTGGAAATGCAGTTGGTCATATTTGGAAAGGACATTACAGTCAGAAGGCTATCATCCATGCCtccaaaatgataaaaagagaCATCTGGAGATGACTCTGCTGTGAGTTaggatgttcaccagcatcttTGGGACCGTAGTGGAGATGAAACCAATGTCAgccaaggacaggttggagaggaagaagtacatgggggtgtggaggtgggggtcagAGCTGACAGCCAGGgtgatgagcaggttcccaagcactgtgaccaggtacatggactGGAACAGTCCAAAGAAGAGGGGCTGCAGGTCTGGGTCCTCTgtgaggcccaggaggagggatTCTGAGACACCTGTTAGTTTTGTGTTTCTTCATAATTCTAACAACTAATTCTCAGACTCTGCACTTGATGCACTAAACTTTTTCATTGCTTTCAACCCTCAACATTTTAAAGCTAAGGTCCAAAATTCTAAATCGCAGGTATGTCCAGTGAGAAGTTCTAAATTCTAAATTCCAATTTTGAGTAGGAATGTTGCAAAAATCCTGCCTgtaatgtctttttctttaattttgagtgGGCTGCTGTAAGAATGGAGGGGTATGAGGACCACGGTGAGGTTGTCCTGGAGTAGCAGAAAGAGCAATGAGTGCTGCTCACTGCTTATCTTCTCTGTCTGTAGTCGTAGCCTGGAATTTATTTCTGTCATTGCTATAGTTGACTCAGAAGGTACCAACCGCTTCTGTCCCTTTTGGTGTACCAGTAATCCCAAAAGAGAAGGACACAATGAGAAAGGGATTTTTTTATGGAGAAAGAGGCAAGTGAAATTGCTGGCTGGGTTGTCCAGTGGGCAATATCCAGTATTCTCCTGTCAGGATGCCCTGTATCAATAATCAGACACACCAGCATGGCTTTTCTATTTTCTAGCAGACTACCTAGTATTCGCTACATAAAAATGTGGTGCTTCTTTCTTTCATGGATGATGATTTATgctgatgctgctgctgctgctgctgctgatgatgATGGTGTTGATGATTATAATATAACATAGAAGCTGAAATGTTAGATTATGTGGATGAAATGATGCAAGATACAAAGAACACATTTCTGATACTGACATTTAGGTATCCCTCAATATTTATTCATAGTATTGTGGgcactcttctctttctccttggcCTCATTTTCATAATCTTTTTACAGTAATTGGGAAACAGTTTACAGGAACCCATATTCTGCCATCATGGATGAGATGTCTAAGAGAAATAGAAGTGtgaaaggaaatggaaacattGAATGAGATTCTTAGGACTCCAAACATAACCAAATACCCATATCCACACAACTCATAACAGCTGAAACTTTTCATACTGGTGTCTTCCCATCTCAATGCCTAAACTTCATGTTACTCCTTATGACTAAAACAATGGTTCTGACAGCCTTTCTCCATTCATCATCAACTGGGCACTGAATGAGTTGTGATACTTCTCTGCTGGGCCATGGACACGACCTGTGATTCCGACATCCACCCGGTGACAAGTGCCTAATGAAGGCTCAGCCTCCATCTTAACAATTGACTTGAATATAGGGACAGACAGGAGCTTTCTGATATAGAAAACTATGGCTGAAGAGACACAGGTATGGAGTGAAGTCGACTGAAATCTTCAAACTACAAGGAAGCAGGCAAAGCTACCTTTTTACTATCATATGAGCTTGGGGGCTCAGGAACTCACAATCTGTCAAATTGAGCCACAATATTGAAATGTATAAAGGACTTTCTCATAATAGtggaggagagaaatgaatatctaCAGTAGGTTTTTGGCTCTTCCTACACTCTACAGTACACTTGTGTGTACTTTCCACTGTTTATTTtgtgtagattttaaaaatgattagagCATAATAATTACACAGAGTAGttgaattcattttgacaaaatctttCATGCATGGAATctgtttgctccatttcagttcctGTCCTcgccttttccctcccctcttctcccctatTATCCTTCCTGTATTTTACTGATTTTCCTTTCACTCATGTTGAAGTGCAGAGTTGGGTGGCATTAATTGCATCCACTCTTTCATGCAAACATCACCATCAACAATCTGCAGAcatttttcatcttcccaaactgaaactttgtacccatttaaaaaaacacttcccAATCCTCCTTCTCCTACCCCAGGAAAACACCATTCTACTAAGAAAcatgatgaagaaataaaatcatcaaactacaaaaataatgttATCACAACGAGGCATAAGTTACATGGAAATCTAGATGTTTAGCATTGCTGCTTTTTCCAACACGTTCCAAATGAAATCTGAATGCCTGAAATTATACTGTCCTTCTGTGCACCCTCCACAGAGCATTATTAatgtccctgttcctcaggctgtagataaAAGGATTCAGCATAGGAACAACCACAGCATACATCAGTGAGAACACAGCAATCTTTCTGGGCGATTGTGATACAGTAGAAGCAAGGTACACTCCAACCGCTGttccataaaataaacaaacaactgccaggtgagacccacaggtggagaaggctttgtacttCCCACTTGATGATGGGATTCTAAGAACAGAGGAAACAATTTTGTAGTATGAGTAAAAGATCCCTGAGAGAGGAAGGAATCCTGAGATGGCACCCACAAAATACATGATTGCATTTTTGGTAAAGGTATCAGAACAAGAAAGATTCAGTACTTGAGAAGCctcacaaaagaaattaaaaatttccacaTCTTTAAAGTAGGCAAAGTGTAAGACAATCAAATTGTGGAGCTGGGATTCCAAAAGGCTAAACAAAACAGACACCAAAACTAAGAAGCCACAGAGGCGAGGGTTCATGATGACTGAGTATTGcagggggtgacagatggccacaaaccggtcataggccatcacagtcAGAAGCATGTCATCCATACATCCAAAAATGATAAAAGTGGACATCTGTGTCAGGCAGCCCACATAGGAAATGGCTCTGCTGTGAGTTTGGATGTTCATGAGCATCTTTGGGACTGTAGTGGAGATGAAGCAGATGTCAgccaaggacaggttggagaggaagaagtacatgggggtgtggaggtgggagtcagagctgacagccaggatgatgagcaggttcccaagCACCCCAACCAGGTACATGGACAGTAGCAGTCCAAAGAGGATGGGCTGCAGGTCTGGGTCCTCTGAGAGTGCCAGGAGATGGAATTCTGATACAGATGTTAggtttttcagtttaattttgcTTGGgcaccttttgaaaaaaaaaaagagtattggACAAAGACAATAAGCAGAGACACCAAGTATTCAAACAATAATGCAAATTCCTTTAGCTTAGAATATTTAAAACACTAGATAAGGCCTAGGATGG
This is a stretch of genomic DNA from Ictidomys tridecemlineatus isolate mIctTri1 chromosome 2, mIctTri1.hap1, whole genome shotgun sequence. It encodes these proteins:
- the LOC101966510 gene encoding olfactory receptor 7E178, translating into LFFFFKRCPSKIKLKNLTSVSEFHLLALSEDPDLQPILFGLLLSMYLVGVLGNLLIILAVSSDSHLHTPMYFFLSNLSLADICFISTTVPKMLMNIQTHSRAISYVGCLTQMSTFIIFGCMDDMLLTVMAYDRFVAICHPLQYSVIMNPRLCGFLVLVSVLFSLLESQLHNLIVLHFAYFKDVEIFNFFCEASQVLNLSCSDTFTKNAIMYFVGAISGFLPLSGIFYSYYKIVSSVLRIPSSSGKYKAFSTCGSHLAVVCLFYGTAVGVYLASTVSQSPRKIAVFSLMYAVVVPMLNPFIYSLRNRDINNALWRVHRRTV